A region of Paramormyrops kingsleyae isolate MSU_618 chromosome 17, PKINGS_0.4, whole genome shotgun sequence DNA encodes the following proteins:
- the LOC111833859 gene encoding arf-GAP with Rho-GAP domain, ANK repeat and PH domain-containing protein 1 isoform X2, translated as MDAAVPRLEARGPLLSCSRHGVISLPRSRHTMSSGVTPQPVSEWLATLHLEQYAGAFQAAGLGLLPACRSLGTGDLERLGVLLPGHQRRILASLLKAFPAGPEEVTPVPRERTRFRRPLESPAGGAAELAVPCKIQDKPPPPIPPRVTLNRPPVRFTPTPVPRMRPETLSLKPVEQYQLVGVTLSPVSPVSLASSSSFSSSSSSSSLATEQCLPHEQCSSQSHRDKPIPPLPPKSYPLGSPKEPHAPPPLPQRPPVLPQRLPSPSAPLVDDTPESDRVPDIPPRIGPPSQAPAQPPVPKRRLQQKPPKPRSVSISSSEDYEDLDVFQTQVIEPAKMAEKDEFLVVPKLEHRRLSSLYSDDEILDDDGEAASDPANRVRHSWKDYGLSTLQDSVYLPSLGRITPSARKEDPSPPLSPVIRQGWLDKNPPQGSLIYQRRWVKLDADYLRYFDSEKDIYSKRIIPTSSITSISNVGEQKFEVVTHNRTFAFRAESDLERSEWVSVIQDAVGDHRSSGDVGAHSLGPSSVPPTPEMQGYLELRGLRSKLYVVVSGDKVFLYKNLEDYKLGIGITSIEMNVGNVKDTDRRSFDLITPYRIFSFAAESDQLKEQWVEAMRESVAEALSNYEVAKKIWSEESNRFCADCRATMPEWAAINLCVVFCKRCAGEHRGLGPSISKVRSLKMDKKVWTEELIQLFRVLGNERANLFWAANVPPSEDLVPASCSDDRRRFIAAKYREGKYRRYHQLFGNQQELDNALCINVQSDDVLETLSLVFCGASVNCDTGNPEFPTTISLAQSFNQKLQVELLSQNRNTEVPRSEVGGPMDTVHYMAPPSITHNGFLFKTASMARPITERKSKEEFSRRWCTLNDGNFHYYESDKNATPNGGLKMKEIVCLAVNPPERHGYDYTFEIYSDSERLYLFGADSQESVKEWVKSITKSFIPASAEDLLNRDFERIGRLKYKDGLNLQSSRVGCFALVGSMLHTCFEDSGGEEVIHLRKLQELSIQQENEVLVLVERGRTLYIEGERKLDFLGWSAAIQQAARSSGDTLCQQQLTESDIPVIVDRCVDYITQCGLTSEGIYRKSGVNSKIAALLESFRRDARSVRLKEGEHQVDDVSNVLKRFFRDVEGGIFTSEASQDWLSTTGLTDETQKISQYQFLLGNLPRVNKATLRALVNHLYCIQCFADMNQMNLHNLAIVFGPTLFQTDGKDYNAGRVVEELIEHYVTVFNVNEQQLQKQLDEITVIIKVRENLNAKVPPSGSGDFICTVYLEEKKETAEQHVKIPATMIAAELTFEILDRRKISVRDKDYWCCFEVNEKDETERPLHYQEKVLPVLHSLGTDSYLVVKKHISMEAMLVYLASKVEVSKHGMMKFREERNLLGLGLGAGSFHDRYFILSSTSLRLYKEVRSLQKFPQHQCSNRPEKEWPVKNLRVYQGIRKKLRPPTCWGLTVVHENEKHEKPERQQWYLCCDTQADMREWFATFMSIQHEGSVWPADTMKVRANRTAPLDVRLGNVSLIPLRGSENEMRNSVAAFTADPLALFRNV; from the exons GTCCCCTGCTGTCCTGTTCCCGCCATGGAGTGATTTCCTTGCCCCGGTCACGTCACACCATGTCCTCCGGAGTGACACCGCAGCCTGTGTCCGAGTGGCTGGCCACGCTGCACCTGGAGCAGTACGCCGGGGCCTTCCAGGCTGCCGGACTCGGCCTGCTCCCAGCGTGCCGCAGCCTGGGCACAGGGGACCTGGAGCGGCTGGGTGTGCTGCTGCCGGGTCACCAGCGCCGCATCCTGGCCAGCCTCTTGAAGGCCTTCCCTGCGGGCCCAGAAGAGGTGACACCCGTGCCACGCGAGAGGACCCGATTCCGTCGGCCACTTGagtctccagcagggggcgctgctgagCTGGCTGTTCCTTGCAAAATTCAGGacaagcccccccctcccatccccccAAGAGTGACTCTGAACCGCCCGCCAGTGAgattcacccccacccccgtcccTCGCATGCGGCCAGAGACGTTGTCCCTAAAGCCCGTGGAGCAGTACCAGCTGGTCGGTGTGACTCTGTCTCCGGTGTCCCCGGTGTCCCTCGCTTCCTCTTCatctttctcctcctcctcctcctcctcctccttggCCACCGAACAATGTCTCCCTCATGAGCAGTGCTCATCCCAGTCACATAGAGATAAGCCCATCCCCCCCCTACCGCCGAAGTCCTACCCCCTGGGGTCTCCCAAAGAACCACATGCCCCCCCTCCATTGCCGCAGAggccccctgtcctgccccagaGGCTGCCCTCCCCCAG TGCGCCTCTGGTGGACGACACTCCGGAGTCTGACAGGGTTCCAGATATTCCACCCCGGATCGGGCCTCCCAGTCAGGCCCCGGCCCAGCCGCCCGTACCGAAGCGCAGGCTCCAGCAGAAGCCCCCCAAACCCA GATCCGTCTCCATCAGCAGCTCTGAAGATTATGAGGATTTGGATGTATTTCAAACCCAAGTGATTGAGCCTGCAAAAATGGCagagaag GACGAATTCCTGGTCGTGCCGAAGCTGGAGCACCGGCGCCTGAGCAGCCTGTACAGTGACGATGAGATCCTGGATGACGACGGAGAGGCTGCATCCGACCCCGCAAACAGAGT GAGGCATTCTTGGAAGGACTATGGCCTGAGCACGCTCCAGGACAGCGTGTACCTGCCCTCCCTCGGCCGCATCACCCCCAGTGCCCGCAAAGAGGACCCCTCCCCTCCACTCTCCCCTGTCATTAGGCAGGGCTGGCTGGACAAGAACCCACCCCAGGG gtcccTGATCTACCAGCGACGCTGGGTGAAGCTTGACGCAGACTATCTGAGATACTTTGACAGTGAGAAG GACATCTACTCCAAGAGGATCATACCAACATCGTCCATCACCAGCATATCCAATGTGGGCGAGCAGAAGTTTGAGGTTGTGACCCACAACCGGACATTCGCCTTTCGAGCTGAAAGCGACT TGGAGAGGAGCGAGTGGGTGTCAGTCATTCAGGATGCCGTGGGCGATCATCGCAGCAGCGGAGACGTAGGCGCCCATTCGCTGGGCCCCTCCTCCGTACCACCCACACCCGAGATGCAGGGCTACCTAGAGCTGAGGGGGCTGCGCTCTAAGCTCTATGTGGTGGTGTCTGGTGACAAAGTCTTCCTGTATAAAAACCTGGAG GATTACAAATTGGGCATTGGGATCACATCGATTGAGATGAACGTCGGCAACGTGAAGGACACCGACCGGAGGTCCTTTGACCTCATCACCCCGTACCGCATCTTCAG CTTTGCAGCTGAGTCAGACCAGCTGAAGGAGCAGTGGGTGGAAGCCATGAGGGAGTCTGTGGCAGAAGCCCTGTCCAACTATGAAGTGGCCAAGAAGATCTGGTCTGAGGAGTCCAACAGGTTCTGTGCCGACTGCAGGGCGACCATGCCTGAGTGGGCTGCCATCAACCTGTGTGTCGTGTTCTGTAAGCGCTGTGCAG GGGAGCACCGGGGCCTTGGGCCTAGTATCTCTAAAGTACGGAGTCTGAAAATGGACAAAAAGGTCTGGACTGAGGAACTCATTCAG CTGTTCAGGGTCCTTGGCAATGAGCGAGCGAACCTCTTCTGGGCAGCCAACGTGCCTCCCAGCGAGGACCTGGTGCCGGCAAGCTGCTCAGACGACCGCCGGCGCTTCATTGCCGCCAAGTACCGCGAAGGCAAATACCGCCGGTACCACCAGCTCTTCGGCAACCAGCAGGAGCTGGACAAT GCTCTGTGCATCAACGTGCAGTCCGACGACGTTCTGGAGACCCTCTCACTGGTCTTCTGTGGAGCCAGTGTGAACTGTGACACAGGCAATCCTGAGTTTCCTACTACCATTAGCCTGGCCCAGAGCTTCAACCAGAAACTGCAGGTGGAATTACTGAGCCAGAACCGGAATACGG AGGTCCCCAGGTCGGAAGTTGGAGGTCCCATGGACACAGTGCATTACATGGCCCCTCCTTCCATCACGCACAATGGGTTCCTCTTCAAGACTGCCTCAATGGCACGTCCAATCACAGAGCGGAAGTCCAAAGAAG AGTTCAGCCGGCGCTGGTGCACGTTAAACGATGGAAATTTCCACTACTACGAAAGCGATAAGAACGCCACCCCCAATGGAGGGCTGAAGATGAAGGAGATCGTCTGTCTTGCGGTGAACCCTCCAGAAAGACACGG GTATGACTACACATTTGAGATCTACTCCGACTCGGAGCGGCTCTATCTGTTCGGTGCGGACAGCCAGGAGAGCGTGAAGGAGTGGGTGAAGTCCATCACCAAG TCCTTCATCCCAGCCTCCGCAGAAGACCTGTTGAACCGAGACTTTGAGCGGATCGGCAGACTGAAATACAAGGACGGCCTGAACCTGCAGAGCTCCAGGGTGGGCTGCTTCGCCCTGGTGGGCTCCATGCTGCATACCTGCTTTGAAGAcagtgggggggaggaggtCATTCACCTGCGCAAGCTACAGGAGCTCT CTATCCAGCAGGAGAATGAGGTACTCGTTTTGGTGGAAAGAGGAAG GACGCTGTACATCGAGGGTGAGCGGAAGCTGGACTTTCTGGGCTGGTCAGCCGCAATCCAGCAGGCAGCCAGGAGCTCCGGGGACACGCTGTGCCAGCAGCAGCTGACCGAGTCAGACATCCCAGTCATCGTGGACCGATGCGTTGACTACATCACCCAGTGCG GCCTTACCTCCGAGGGCATCTACCGCAAGAGTGGCGTGAACTCCAAGATCGCCGCCCTGCTGGAGTCCTTCCGGCGAGACGCGCGCAGCGTGCGGCTAAAGGAGGGGGAGCATCAAGTGGACGATGTGTCCAACGTGCTGAAGAGGTTCTTCCGGGATGTGGAGGGCGGCATTTTCACCAGCGAGGCTTCGCAGGACTGGCTCAGCACCACAG GCCTCACTGATGAGACCCAGAAGATCAGCCAGTACCAGTTCCTCCTTGGCAACCTGCCCAGAGTCAATAAGGCTACCCTGCGGGCCCTAGTCAACCACCTCTACTG CATCCAGTGCTTTGCGGACATGAACCAGATGAACCTTCACAACTTGGCCATCGTCTTTGGCCCCACGCTCTTCCAGACAGACGGGAAGGACTACAACGCCGGCCGCGTCGTCGAGGAGCTGATCGAACACTACGTGACCGTCTTTAAT GTGAATGAGCAGCAGCTacagaaacagctggatgagatCACGGTCATCATCAAGGTGCGAGAGAACCTGAACGCCAAGGTCCCG CCCTCTGGCTCTGGGGACTTCATCTGCACAGTGTACctggaggagaagaaggagacAGCAGAGCAGCATGTGAAG ATCCCGGCCACCATGATAGCGGCAGAGCTGACCTTTGAGATACTGGACCGGCGGAAAATCTCCGTCCGCGACAAGGACTACTGGTGCTGCTTTGAAGTGAACGAGAAGGATGAGACAG AACGACCTCTGCACTACCAGGAGAAAGTGCTCCCTGTCCTTCACTCCCTGGGCACGGATAGCTACCTGGTGGTAAAGAAACACATCTCCATGGAGGCCATGCTGGTCTACTTAG cCAGCAAAGTGGAAGTGTCCAAGCATGGCATGATGAAGTTCCGCGAGGAGCGTAACCTCCTGGGCCTGGGCCTTGGGGCTGGCAGCTTCCATGACCGCTATTTTATCCTGAGCAGCACCTCCCTCAGGCTGTACAAGGAAGTTCGT AGCCTACAAAAGTTTCCTCAGCATCAGTGT AGCAATCGACCTGAGAAGGAGTGGCCTGTGAAAAACCTCCGAGTATACCAGGGCATCCGGAAGAAGCTACGACCTCCTACATG CTGGGGCCTGACTGTGGTACATGAGAACGAGAAGCACGAGAAGCCCGAGAGGCAGCAGTg GTACCTGTGTTGCGACACGCAGGCGGACATGAGGGAATGGTTTGCCACCTTCATGAGCATCCAG CACGAGGGCAGTGTGTGGCCAGCGGACACGATGAAGGTGCGGGCTAATCGCACAGCCCCGCTGGACGTCAGGCTGGGTAACGTGTCTCTGATCCCACTGCGCGGCAGCGAGAACGAGATGAGGAACAGCGTCGCTGCTTTCACTGCTGACCCGCTCGCC CTTTTCAGAAATGTATGA
- the LOC111833859 gene encoding arf-GAP with Rho-GAP domain, ANK repeat and PH domain-containing protein 1 isoform X3: protein MDAAVPRLEARGPLLSCSRHGVISLPRSRHTMSSGVTPQPVSEWLATLHLEQYAGAFQAAGLGLLPACRSLGTGDLERLGVLLPGHQRRILASLLKAFPAGPEEVTPVPRERTRFRRPLESPAGGAAELAVPCKIQDKPPPPIPPRVTLNRPPVRFTPTPVPRMRPETLSLKPVEQYQLVGVTLSPVSPVSLASSSSFSSSSSSSSLATEQCLPHEQCSSQSHRDKPIPPLPPKSYPLGSPKEPHAPPPLPQRPPVLPQRLPSPSAPLVDDTPESDRVPDIPPRIGPPSQAPAQPPVPKRRLQQKPPKPRSVSISSSEDYEDLDVFQTQVIEPAKMAEKDEFLVVPKLEHRRLSSLYSDDEILDDDGEAASDPANRVRRHSWKDYGLSTLQDSVYLPSLGRITPSARKEDPSPPLSPVIRQGWLDKNPPQGSLIYQRRWVKLDADYLRYFDSEKDIYSKRIIPTSSITSISNVGEQKFEVVTHNRTFAFRAESDLERSEWVSVIQDAVGDHRSSGDVGAHSLGPSSVPPTPEMQGYLELRGLRSKLYVVVSGDKVFLYKNLEDYKLGIGITSIEMNVGNVKDTDRRSFDLITPYRIFSFAAESDQLKEQWVEAMRESVAEALSNYEVAKKIWSEESNRFCADCRATMPEWAAINLCVVFCKRCAGEHRGLGPSISKVRSLKMDKKVWTEELIQLFRVLGNERANLFWAANVPPSEDLVPASCSDDRRRFIAAKYREGKYRRYHQLFGNQQELDNALCINVQSDDVLETLSLVFCGASVNCDTGNPEFPTTISLAQSFNQKLQVELLSQNRNTEVPRSEVGGPMDTVHYMAPPSITHNGFLFKTASMARPITERKSKEEFSRRWCTLNDGNFHYYESDKNATPNGGLKMKEIVCLAVNPPERHGYDYTFEIYSDSERLYLFGADSQESVKEWVKSITKSFIPASAEDLLNRDFERIGRLKYKDGLNLQSSRVGCFALVGSMLHTCFEDSGGEEVIHLRKLQELSIQQENEVLVLVERGRTLYIEGERKLDFLGWSAAIQQAARSSGDTLCQQQLTESDIPVIVDRCVDYITQCGLTSEGIYRKSGVNSKIAALLESFRRDARSVRLKEGEHQVDDVSNVLKRFFRDVEGGIFTSEASQDWLSTTGLTDETQKISQYQFLLGNLPRVNKATLRALVNHLYCIQCFADMNQMNLHNLAIVFGPTLFQTDGKDYNAGRVVEELIEHYVTVFNVNEQQLQKQLDEITVIIKVRENLNAKVPPSGSGDFICTVYLEEKKETAEQHVKIPATMIAAELTFEILDRRKISVRDKDYWCCFEVNEKDETERPLHYQEKVLPVLHSLGTDSYLVVKKHISMEAMLVYLASKVEVSKHGMMKFREERNLLGLGLGAGSFHDRYFILSSTSLRLYKEVRSNRPEKEWPVKNLRVYQGIRKKLRPPTCWGLTVVHENEKHEKPERQQWYLCCDTQADMREWFATFMSIQHEGSVWPADTMKVRANRTAPLDVRLGNVSLIPLRGSENEMRNSVAAFTADPLALFRNV from the exons GTCCCCTGCTGTCCTGTTCCCGCCATGGAGTGATTTCCTTGCCCCGGTCACGTCACACCATGTCCTCCGGAGTGACACCGCAGCCTGTGTCCGAGTGGCTGGCCACGCTGCACCTGGAGCAGTACGCCGGGGCCTTCCAGGCTGCCGGACTCGGCCTGCTCCCAGCGTGCCGCAGCCTGGGCACAGGGGACCTGGAGCGGCTGGGTGTGCTGCTGCCGGGTCACCAGCGCCGCATCCTGGCCAGCCTCTTGAAGGCCTTCCCTGCGGGCCCAGAAGAGGTGACACCCGTGCCACGCGAGAGGACCCGATTCCGTCGGCCACTTGagtctccagcagggggcgctgctgagCTGGCTGTTCCTTGCAAAATTCAGGacaagcccccccctcccatccccccAAGAGTGACTCTGAACCGCCCGCCAGTGAgattcacccccacccccgtcccTCGCATGCGGCCAGAGACGTTGTCCCTAAAGCCCGTGGAGCAGTACCAGCTGGTCGGTGTGACTCTGTCTCCGGTGTCCCCGGTGTCCCTCGCTTCCTCTTCatctttctcctcctcctcctcctcctcctccttggCCACCGAACAATGTCTCCCTCATGAGCAGTGCTCATCCCAGTCACATAGAGATAAGCCCATCCCCCCCCTACCGCCGAAGTCCTACCCCCTGGGGTCTCCCAAAGAACCACATGCCCCCCCTCCATTGCCGCAGAggccccctgtcctgccccagaGGCTGCCCTCCCCCAG TGCGCCTCTGGTGGACGACACTCCGGAGTCTGACAGGGTTCCAGATATTCCACCCCGGATCGGGCCTCCCAGTCAGGCCCCGGCCCAGCCGCCCGTACCGAAGCGCAGGCTCCAGCAGAAGCCCCCCAAACCCA GATCCGTCTCCATCAGCAGCTCTGAAGATTATGAGGATTTGGATGTATTTCAAACCCAAGTGATTGAGCCTGCAAAAATGGCagagaag GACGAATTCCTGGTCGTGCCGAAGCTGGAGCACCGGCGCCTGAGCAGCCTGTACAGTGACGATGAGATCCTGGATGACGACGGAGAGGCTGCATCCGACCCCGCAAACAGAGT CAGGAGGCATTCTTGGAAGGACTATGGCCTGAGCACGCTCCAGGACAGCGTGTACCTGCCCTCCCTCGGCCGCATCACCCCCAGTGCCCGCAAAGAGGACCCCTCCCCTCCACTCTCCCCTGTCATTAGGCAGGGCTGGCTGGACAAGAACCCACCCCAGGG gtcccTGATCTACCAGCGACGCTGGGTGAAGCTTGACGCAGACTATCTGAGATACTTTGACAGTGAGAAG GACATCTACTCCAAGAGGATCATACCAACATCGTCCATCACCAGCATATCCAATGTGGGCGAGCAGAAGTTTGAGGTTGTGACCCACAACCGGACATTCGCCTTTCGAGCTGAAAGCGACT TGGAGAGGAGCGAGTGGGTGTCAGTCATTCAGGATGCCGTGGGCGATCATCGCAGCAGCGGAGACGTAGGCGCCCATTCGCTGGGCCCCTCCTCCGTACCACCCACACCCGAGATGCAGGGCTACCTAGAGCTGAGGGGGCTGCGCTCTAAGCTCTATGTGGTGGTGTCTGGTGACAAAGTCTTCCTGTATAAAAACCTGGAG GATTACAAATTGGGCATTGGGATCACATCGATTGAGATGAACGTCGGCAACGTGAAGGACACCGACCGGAGGTCCTTTGACCTCATCACCCCGTACCGCATCTTCAG CTTTGCAGCTGAGTCAGACCAGCTGAAGGAGCAGTGGGTGGAAGCCATGAGGGAGTCTGTGGCAGAAGCCCTGTCCAACTATGAAGTGGCCAAGAAGATCTGGTCTGAGGAGTCCAACAGGTTCTGTGCCGACTGCAGGGCGACCATGCCTGAGTGGGCTGCCATCAACCTGTGTGTCGTGTTCTGTAAGCGCTGTGCAG GGGAGCACCGGGGCCTTGGGCCTAGTATCTCTAAAGTACGGAGTCTGAAAATGGACAAAAAGGTCTGGACTGAGGAACTCATTCAG CTGTTCAGGGTCCTTGGCAATGAGCGAGCGAACCTCTTCTGGGCAGCCAACGTGCCTCCCAGCGAGGACCTGGTGCCGGCAAGCTGCTCAGACGACCGCCGGCGCTTCATTGCCGCCAAGTACCGCGAAGGCAAATACCGCCGGTACCACCAGCTCTTCGGCAACCAGCAGGAGCTGGACAAT GCTCTGTGCATCAACGTGCAGTCCGACGACGTTCTGGAGACCCTCTCACTGGTCTTCTGTGGAGCCAGTGTGAACTGTGACACAGGCAATCCTGAGTTTCCTACTACCATTAGCCTGGCCCAGAGCTTCAACCAGAAACTGCAGGTGGAATTACTGAGCCAGAACCGGAATACGG AGGTCCCCAGGTCGGAAGTTGGAGGTCCCATGGACACAGTGCATTACATGGCCCCTCCTTCCATCACGCACAATGGGTTCCTCTTCAAGACTGCCTCAATGGCACGTCCAATCACAGAGCGGAAGTCCAAAGAAG AGTTCAGCCGGCGCTGGTGCACGTTAAACGATGGAAATTTCCACTACTACGAAAGCGATAAGAACGCCACCCCCAATGGAGGGCTGAAGATGAAGGAGATCGTCTGTCTTGCGGTGAACCCTCCAGAAAGACACGG GTATGACTACACATTTGAGATCTACTCCGACTCGGAGCGGCTCTATCTGTTCGGTGCGGACAGCCAGGAGAGCGTGAAGGAGTGGGTGAAGTCCATCACCAAG TCCTTCATCCCAGCCTCCGCAGAAGACCTGTTGAACCGAGACTTTGAGCGGATCGGCAGACTGAAATACAAGGACGGCCTGAACCTGCAGAGCTCCAGGGTGGGCTGCTTCGCCCTGGTGGGCTCCATGCTGCATACCTGCTTTGAAGAcagtgggggggaggaggtCATTCACCTGCGCAAGCTACAGGAGCTCT CTATCCAGCAGGAGAATGAGGTACTCGTTTTGGTGGAAAGAGGAAG GACGCTGTACATCGAGGGTGAGCGGAAGCTGGACTTTCTGGGCTGGTCAGCCGCAATCCAGCAGGCAGCCAGGAGCTCCGGGGACACGCTGTGCCAGCAGCAGCTGACCGAGTCAGACATCCCAGTCATCGTGGACCGATGCGTTGACTACATCACCCAGTGCG GCCTTACCTCCGAGGGCATCTACCGCAAGAGTGGCGTGAACTCCAAGATCGCCGCCCTGCTGGAGTCCTTCCGGCGAGACGCGCGCAGCGTGCGGCTAAAGGAGGGGGAGCATCAAGTGGACGATGTGTCCAACGTGCTGAAGAGGTTCTTCCGGGATGTGGAGGGCGGCATTTTCACCAGCGAGGCTTCGCAGGACTGGCTCAGCACCACAG GCCTCACTGATGAGACCCAGAAGATCAGCCAGTACCAGTTCCTCCTTGGCAACCTGCCCAGAGTCAATAAGGCTACCCTGCGGGCCCTAGTCAACCACCTCTACTG CATCCAGTGCTTTGCGGACATGAACCAGATGAACCTTCACAACTTGGCCATCGTCTTTGGCCCCACGCTCTTCCAGACAGACGGGAAGGACTACAACGCCGGCCGCGTCGTCGAGGAGCTGATCGAACACTACGTGACCGTCTTTAAT GTGAATGAGCAGCAGCTacagaaacagctggatgagatCACGGTCATCATCAAGGTGCGAGAGAACCTGAACGCCAAGGTCCCG CCCTCTGGCTCTGGGGACTTCATCTGCACAGTGTACctggaggagaagaaggagacAGCAGAGCAGCATGTGAAG ATCCCGGCCACCATGATAGCGGCAGAGCTGACCTTTGAGATACTGGACCGGCGGAAAATCTCCGTCCGCGACAAGGACTACTGGTGCTGCTTTGAAGTGAACGAGAAGGATGAGACAG AACGACCTCTGCACTACCAGGAGAAAGTGCTCCCTGTCCTTCACTCCCTGGGCACGGATAGCTACCTGGTGGTAAAGAAACACATCTCCATGGAGGCCATGCTGGTCTACTTAG cCAGCAAAGTGGAAGTGTCCAAGCATGGCATGATGAAGTTCCGCGAGGAGCGTAACCTCCTGGGCCTGGGCCTTGGGGCTGGCAGCTTCCATGACCGCTATTTTATCCTGAGCAGCACCTCCCTCAGGCTGTACAAGGAAGTTCGT AGCAATCGACCTGAGAAGGAGTGGCCTGTGAAAAACCTCCGAGTATACCAGGGCATCCGGAAGAAGCTACGACCTCCTACATG CTGGGGCCTGACTGTGGTACATGAGAACGAGAAGCACGAGAAGCCCGAGAGGCAGCAGTg GTACCTGTGTTGCGACACGCAGGCGGACATGAGGGAATGGTTTGCCACCTTCATGAGCATCCAG CACGAGGGCAGTGTGTGGCCAGCGGACACGATGAAGGTGCGGGCTAATCGCACAGCCCCGCTGGACGTCAGGCTGGGTAACGTGTCTCTGATCCCACTGCGCGGCAGCGAGAACGAGATGAGGAACAGCGTCGCTGCTTTCACTGCTGACCCGCTCGCC CTTTTCAGAAATGTATGA